A single region of the Hyphomicrobiales bacterium genome encodes:
- a CDS encoding hypothetical protein (Evidence 5 : Unknown function) encodes MTGKNVSQKGPKDKGRLKATHYGTVKLGPELTFECAVLEDGRRGFIQRQMVKTLGFTEKTRSGRFERFCAKIGLNHSENIDEIGVAGFEVDMPHGGTANWVDNEVLRSIIKAGIVAHGQGKLTKQQDHIGQRCVHLGSALIGVGLVALIDEATGYQYAREPNALQDLISTLIREEARDWDRRFHPTYYQAMCKIFGFPYGNRHRPLPSIIGQMTLNWVYKAVMPKEIVEEIRARKKSAKFHQWLTDDAGLRLLEKQIDAVTTIAKSSVDYKDFEARCTQAFCKPGQQLSMIYPQGGVQ; translated from the coding sequence ATGACAGGTAAGAATGTGAGCCAGAAGGGCCCGAAAGACAAGGGTCGGCTCAAGGCCACCCACTACGGCACTGTGAAGCTTGGGCCCGAACTGACCTTCGAGTGCGCGGTGTTGGAAGACGGCCGGCGCGGCTTCATCCAGCGCCAGATGGTCAAAACCCTAGGATTTACAGAGAAAACGCGGAGTGGCCGGTTTGAGCGTTTTTGCGCCAAAATCGGCCTTAACCACTCTGAAAACATTGACGAAATCGGGGTGGCCGGTTTTGAGGTGGACATGCCCCACGGGGGCACGGCCAACTGGGTCGATAACGAAGTTCTCCGGTCAATCATCAAAGCCGGCATTGTTGCTCACGGGCAGGGGAAGCTGACGAAGCAGCAGGACCATATTGGCCAGCGGTGCGTCCATCTCGGTTCGGCTCTGATTGGCGTCGGCCTGGTGGCCCTTATCGATGAAGCCACCGGCTATCAGTACGCCCGCGAACCGAACGCTCTTCAAGATCTCATCTCGACGCTCATTCGCGAAGAGGCGAGGGACTGGGACCGTCGCTTCCATCCGACCTATTATCAGGCCATGTGCAAGATCTTTGGGTTCCCGTACGGCAACCGCCACCGCCCATTGCCTAGCATCATCGGGCAGATGACGCTGAACTGGGTCTACAAAGCGGTTATGCCGAAGGAAATTGTGGAAGAGATCCGCGCCCGGAAGAAGTCGGCGAAGTTCCACCAGTGGCTAACGGATGACGCTGGCCTGCGTCTTCTGGAAAAGCAGATCGACGCGGTGACGACGATTGCGAAGTCGTCGGTGGATTACAAAGATTTCGAGGCGCGCTGCACGCAAGCGTTCTGCAAGCCCGGTCAGCAACTCTCCATGATCTATCCACAGGGGGGAGTACAATGA
- a CDS encoding conserved hypothetical protein (Evidence 4 : Unknown function but conserved in other organisms), with amino-acid sequence MAVQNFFVITADQRDDLIAMNSPDASINPRAIDNSSPGIGININPDATGVDAGEAVTLVGKFAAPKRIVDDADYQAYVPGMITYLLDLPYALLEAETIFAPVVD; translated from the coding sequence ATGGCCGTCCAGAATTTCTTCGTCATCACCGCCGATCAGCGTGACGACCTGATTGCAATGAACAGCCCGGATGCCTCGATCAATCCGCGCGCGATCGACAATTCCAGCCCCGGCATTGGTATCAACATCAACCCCGATGCGACCGGTGTCGATGCGGGAGAGGCCGTCACCCTCGTCGGCAAGTTCGCGGCGCCCAAGCGTATCGTGGATGACGCCGATTATCAGGCCTATGTGCCGGGCATGATCACCTATCTGCTCGATCTGCCCTATGCGCTCCTAGAAGCGGAGACGATCTTCGCGCCGGTCGTGGACTGA
- a CDS encoding conserved membrane hypothetical protein (Evidence 4 : Unknown function but conserved in other organisms): MNIFLVVLCAALNRARGDDRWMPSWLPGRALWYVAPAVGLSAWAFGAPVFTALAATGAYLFWALWAWGRWFDLHRHPDGYNRDGIEPTIIELAIGAASFGSDHVALFLRHLMVLPGIILLFWGANFLWPLALSVAFAAAVVAIYEAAWRLVPTYPIPVAEVATGALWGFLILAA, translated from the coding sequence ATGAACATTTTCCTCGTGGTGCTCTGCGCCGCGCTCAACCGTGCGCGTGGTGATGATCGTTGGATGCCGTCTTGGCTTCCTGGCCGGGCGCTCTGGTATGTCGCACCTGCCGTTGGCCTGTCGGCATGGGCCTTCGGTGCGCCTGTCTTCACCGCGCTTGCCGCGACCGGCGCTTATCTCTTCTGGGCTCTCTGGGCTTGGGGCCGTTGGTTCGATCTTCACCGCCATCCCGATGGCTACAACCGCGACGGCATCGAGCCCACGATCATCGAGCTTGCCATCGGCGCGGCGTCGTTCGGCTCCGATCACGTCGCACTGTTCTTGCGGCACCTCATGGTGTTGCCGGGCATAATCCTCCTGTTCTGGGGTGCCAATTTCCTCTGGCCCTTGGCGCTCTCGGTCGCCTTCGCTGCGGCCGTCGTCGCGATCTACGAAGCCGCCTGGCGGCTCGTCCCGACCTATCCCATCCCCGTCGCCGAAGTCGCCACGGGTGCCCTTTGGGGCTTTCTCATCCTCGCAGCATAA
- a CDS encoding conserved membrane hypothetical protein (Evidence 4 : Unknown function but conserved in other organisms), whose product MDVAVFTLSAFATVFIYLAAYRHSPIKPRLPVEGSGWWAWHDQWKYLQSTLAFSQGNLEAGNHWYLPGYSLVGVPFVHLTPANPFLIPNLLCLLAALWLSGALLAALMPNWRWARIAGWLTFFATNVADAVSLKAWVVPWTTSLAVPMVLLCLWALVRVASGERPLILGGIAGLSGCLIAASRPVDALVVLGVAGTAACASLVWQRKPIRDVAAFVLGGVAGSLLAVTLLAVPYLLIYGFHLSDYVKMSDRIGFEWRLLAVRWVTLVISPYPLFPDVLGKGLAERFPWIVSGFAGMVVCTLVAADCRSRFRHVIVASAAIIYFVMYLTYRDLFAEGLWRFNNYHYFKWTLVIFGIYSVMLVRELFAATLRRGMTIAAITATTIILLFGWRASVETVGQIETMVREPRLIEFPHGLVQVNEGLAVPAVGAWQSFYFGPHIIMQGNQNWLPGDYKAIPYPGGFVIVPLHRLPSDPAIMHFGSDITLFDRAAVKVRQRLTFGLPCWFGGWSRACVMTLPLAPATTQTGETVSVAEPKAGLFLLDSWGDPEAAGRWTDGQQASLVANVAAPAGQDLKIAMESEAFVPEGQPPTLVAVAVNGETLANWAIARGGVHWHSVTVPARLLRPDGNVVVRLTIANPRIPRVFDRGNADTRELGLFLRNVRFELAPPGAVGDSGK is encoded by the coding sequence ATGGATGTTGCTGTTTTCACGCTATCGGCATTCGCGACCGTCTTCATTTATCTCGCGGCCTACCGCCACAGCCCGATAAAGCCACGCCTGCCTGTGGAAGGAAGTGGCTGGTGGGCCTGGCATGATCAGTGGAAGTATCTGCAGTCCACCCTTGCATTTTCGCAGGGCAATCTGGAGGCTGGAAATCATTGGTATTTGCCAGGCTACTCGCTGGTTGGCGTGCCATTCGTCCATCTGACGCCGGCAAATCCTTTTCTGATCCCCAATTTGCTTTGCTTGCTCGCGGCGCTTTGGCTGTCCGGAGCCTTGCTTGCCGCCCTGATGCCGAACTGGCGCTGGGCGCGTATCGCCGGATGGCTGACTTTTTTTGCAACGAACGTTGCCGATGCAGTCAGTCTGAAGGCTTGGGTCGTCCCATGGACGACGTCGCTCGCGGTGCCGATGGTGCTGCTATGCCTATGGGCGCTCGTTAGGGTTGCCAGCGGGGAGCGACCACTCATCCTCGGTGGCATCGCTGGATTGTCCGGTTGCCTGATCGCGGCGTCGCGTCCCGTCGACGCGCTTGTGGTGCTTGGCGTAGCCGGCACCGCCGCATGCGCGAGCCTCGTTTGGCAACGCAAACCTATTCGGGATGTGGCCGCATTTGTCCTGGGCGGCGTCGCTGGCAGCCTTCTCGCGGTTACGCTCCTCGCGGTCCCCTATCTGCTGATTTACGGGTTCCATCTTAGCGACTATGTGAAGATGAGCGACCGCATTGGCTTCGAGTGGCGTCTCTTGGCGGTGCGTTGGGTCACTCTCGTCATCAGCCCCTATCCGCTTTTTCCAGACGTGCTCGGAAAGGGGCTCGCCGAGCGCTTCCCTTGGATCGTATCCGGTTTTGCGGGCATGGTCGTCTGTACGCTTGTTGCCGCAGATTGCAGGTCGCGTTTCCGGCATGTCATAGTTGCTTCCGCGGCAATCATATATTTTGTGATGTATCTGACTTATCGGGATTTGTTTGCGGAAGGTCTTTGGCGTTTTAACAACTATCATTACTTCAAATGGACCTTGGTGATATTTGGTATTTATAGCGTCATGCTCGTTCGTGAGTTGTTCGCGGCGACGCTACGGCGAGGTATGACGATCGCCGCCATTACCGCGACGACCATTATCCTGCTCTTCGGCTGGCGCGCCTCCGTCGAAACTGTAGGCCAGATCGAGACGATGGTCCGTGAGCCGCGTTTAATCGAATTTCCGCACGGCCTGGTGCAAGTCAATGAAGGGCTGGCGGTTCCAGCTGTCGGCGCGTGGCAAAGCTTTTATTTCGGACCTCATATCATAATGCAGGGAAATCAGAACTGGCTTCCCGGCGACTATAAGGCGATCCCCTATCCAGGGGGCTTTGTGATCGTCCCGCTGCATCGCCTGCCTTCCGATCCAGCTATCATGCATTTCGGATCTGACATCACCCTGTTCGATCGTGCGGCTGTCAAAGTGCGTCAGCGACTGACCTTCGGCTTGCCGTGCTGGTTCGGTGGATGGTCGCGCGCATGCGTGATGACGTTGCCGCTCGCGCCGGCGACAACGCAAACTGGTGAGACGGTCTCCGTCGCGGAGCCCAAGGCCGGCCTTTTCCTGCTAGACTCCTGGGGAGATCCCGAAGCGGCGGGTCGCTGGACCGACGGACAGCAGGCATCGCTCGTTGCCAATGTGGCGGCGCCAGCAGGACAAGATCTCAAGATTGCGATGGAAAGCGAGGCGTTCGTGCCTGAGGGGCAGCCACCCACGTTGGTTGCGGTTGCGGTCAATGGCGAGACGTTGGCGAACTGGGCGATCGCGCGCGGCGGCGTGCACTGGCACTCCGTCACGGTGCCGGCTCGTTTACTCAGGCCGGATGGCAACGTCGTCGTCCGTTTGACGATAGCCAACCCACGAATCCCGCGTGTTTTCGATCGCGGTAACGCTGATACCCGCGAACTTGGCCTGTTCTTGCGCAATGTGCGGTTCGAACTGGCGCCGCCGGGAGCGGTGGGGGATTCAGGCAAATGA
- a CDS encoding exported hypothetical protein (Evidence 5 : Unknown function) — protein MSRWIAAALMALALSTPAFSQVSPHCMSTDFAVEVAAQAEQQGAKITVWHGELARKALTYVMERSVPRIDLNVTQAILIVGSDAAAVLWIEGIQACAYSAVPLSAVPALKGAVEGNPT, from the coding sequence ATGTCCCGCTGGATTGCAGCGGCGCTGATGGCGCTCGCCTTATCGACACCTGCCTTCTCACAAGTTTCCCCCCATTGCATGTCAACTGATTTTGCCGTTGAGGTCGCGGCTCAGGCCGAACAGCAGGGCGCCAAGATCACGGTCTGGCATGGCGAATTGGCGAGGAAGGCTCTCACCTATGTCATGGAGAGGTCTGTCCCACGCATCGACTTGAACGTGACGCAGGCCATCCTGATCGTCGGATCTGACGCAGCAGCGGTCCTCTGGATTGAAGGCATCCAGGCCTGTGCATACAGCGCCGTCCCGCTTTCTGCCGTGCCCGCGCTGAAGGGGGCTGTGGAAGGCAACCCGACATGA
- a CDS encoding conserved hypothetical protein (Evidence 4 : Unknown function but conserved in other organisms), translating to MSNLIELRPAPKPDQVVHLSHVKTFTDYHDADFIVDLARDEEAGTLHVIVRAGGNFEPVAGFSDTEVGRLIADAVGDAVDRAIAATSFLEEDSQ from the coding sequence ATGAGCAATCTTATCGAGTTGCGTCCCGCGCCTAAGCCGGATCAAGTTGTTCATCTTTCCCACGTGAAGACGTTCACGGACTATCATGATGCTGACTTCATAGTTGACTTGGCGCGCGACGAAGAGGCTGGAACTCTCCACGTCATCGTGCGGGCAGGGGGAAATTTTGAACCTGTGGCGGGCTTTAGCGATACCGAAGTCGGCCGGCTTATCGCGGATGCAGTTGGGGATGCGGTTGACCGCGCCATTGCCGCAACCTCCTTTCTGGAGGAGGACAGTCAATGA
- a CDS encoding hypothetical protein (Evidence 5 : Unknown function): protein MTSLYRWGAPVEPIAKPDLTNEGVGELATLFRGLATMREVALGVSECLGPDNKASVLMEAELDRVTFIMGRIADELKARTHLEKHWVRAEILARWALECGDWKGAAVSVEPLALTPH, encoded by the coding sequence ATGACGAGCCTGTATCGTTGGGGCGCCCCTGTAGAGCCGATCGCCAAACCTGACCTCACGAACGAGGGCGTCGGCGAACTGGCCACCTTGTTTCGCGGCTTAGCAACTATGCGAGAGGTCGCCCTCGGCGTCAGCGAATGCCTCGGCCCTGACAACAAGGCGTCTGTGCTTATGGAAGCCGAGCTTGACCGAGTGACATTTATCATGGGCCGCATCGCGGACGAACTGAAGGCGAGAACGCATCTCGAAAAGCACTGGGTGCGAGCCGAAATACTCGCGCGTTGGGCACTTGAATGCGGGGACTGGAAGGGCGCCGCAGTCTCAGTAGAACCCCTGGCTCTCACACCTCACTAA
- a CDS encoding conserved hypothetical protein (Evidence 4 : Unknown function but conserved in other organisms), with amino-acid sequence MNPGLSTAQMKEALAAYAAHGNNMVEAARSLGLPRGTLANRIRRARDLVSNNPDMTDKPPEVVRREVHDAAFWRKRWNETSKDLAKAERLVAEMGGIAGRPVEPVGWLAPSREKTGRAAGLIHISDLHLGEVVDPDEILGLNAYDIGIAKRRLQRLFDAAIEILPRWSSDCQMAGVVVALNGDLISGDIHDELRRTNALTSQEQVWMASDLLAAGLVRLADEFGSVFVAVTPGNHGRTTHKPEAKQVTKLSYDMMIGECLRRHFEGDGRVTVHLATGRDAVYPIFAWTVFQSHGDAIGTKGGMGFAGPMLPIVRGTKLVELQGARASRQYDVILTGHYHTSGNPGRTLANGSVVGYAEYPNGLRCALEPPQQWLALMTERWGLRERCEIKLEDPVPPPLPRVRVPAAMARSA; translated from the coding sequence ATGAACCCAGGCCTATCCACTGCACAAATGAAGGAAGCCCTCGCGGCCTACGCTGCTCACGGCAACAACATGGTTGAAGCAGCCCGATCGCTGGGGCTCCCGAGAGGGACGCTCGCCAATCGCATTCGACGGGCGCGAGACCTCGTCAGCAACAATCCAGATATGACCGACAAACCGCCTGAAGTGGTCAGACGTGAAGTGCATGACGCTGCCTTCTGGCGCAAGCGATGGAATGAGACATCCAAGGATCTGGCCAAAGCCGAAAGGCTCGTTGCCGAGATGGGCGGCATTGCGGGGCGCCCCGTAGAGCCGGTGGGGTGGCTAGCCCCATCTCGTGAAAAGACGGGGAGGGCGGCCGGTCTTATCCACATCTCAGACCTCCACCTTGGCGAGGTGGTTGATCCTGACGAGATCCTTGGGCTCAACGCGTATGACATCGGGATCGCCAAGCGACGGCTTCAGAGACTGTTCGATGCCGCGATAGAGATCCTGCCGAGGTGGTCATCTGACTGCCAGATGGCGGGCGTGGTCGTTGCGCTCAATGGCGATCTGATCTCAGGCGATATCCACGACGAGCTTCGCCGGACGAACGCCCTGACGAGCCAAGAGCAAGTCTGGATGGCGAGTGATTTGCTCGCGGCCGGCCTCGTCAGACTCGCAGATGAATTTGGCAGCGTGTTCGTCGCGGTGACGCCGGGCAACCATGGCCGGACCACGCACAAGCCGGAAGCCAAGCAGGTCACGAAGCTTTCCTATGACATGATGATCGGCGAATGCCTCCGTCGTCATTTCGAGGGGGATGGCCGTGTGACCGTGCATCTCGCGACCGGACGTGATGCGGTCTATCCGATCTTCGCCTGGACGGTCTTCCAATCCCATGGCGATGCAATCGGAACCAAGGGCGGCATGGGTTTTGCCGGTCCCATGCTTCCGATCGTTCGCGGGACGAAGCTTGTGGAGCTGCAGGGCGCCCGCGCGTCTCGCCAGTACGATGTCATTCTGACCGGGCATTATCACACATCAGGCAACCCAGGTCGGACCCTCGCGAATGGCTCGGTGGTGGGCTACGCGGAATATCCCAACGGCCTTCGCTGCGCCCTCGAACCTCCCCAGCAATGGCTTGCTCTGATGACAGAGCGATGGGGTCTGCGAGAGCGCTGCGAAATCAAGCTGGAGGATCCAGTCCCGCCGCCGCTCCCTCGTGTCCGAGTTCCCGCAGCTATGGCGAGGTCGGCATGA
- a CDS encoding Lysozyme produces MNRLKKKAAVGAAAVALIGGFEGLRLNAYPDPATKGPPWTVCYGETAGVKPGDRYTVEQCKAMLRSSLDSYANGIEKCVKVPLPDTRYVALVSFAYNVGVGAACNSSVVRNINAGNPKAGCDALLKWNKAAGIVFPGLTKRRERERQWCLQGTDL; encoded by the coding sequence ATGAACAGACTGAAAAAGAAGGCTGCCGTGGGCGCTGCTGCGGTAGCGCTGATCGGCGGCTTTGAGGGCTTGCGCCTGAATGCTTACCCGGATCCGGCGACGAAAGGCCCGCCATGGACTGTCTGCTATGGCGAGACGGCTGGCGTGAAGCCGGGCGACCGATACACCGTTGAGCAGTGCAAGGCGATGCTTCGGAGTAGCCTCGATAGCTACGCCAACGGTATCGAGAAATGCGTGAAGGTGCCGTTGCCCGATACGCGATATGTGGCGCTCGTCTCCTTCGCCTACAACGTTGGCGTCGGAGCTGCCTGCAATTCCTCGGTGGTGAGGAATATCAATGCCGGAAACCCAAAGGCCGGCTGTGATGCCCTCCTCAAATGGAATAAGGCGGCCGGGATTGTCTTCCCAGGCTTGACGAAGCGGCGTGAGCGCGAACGGCAGTGGTGCTTGCAGGGGACAGACCTGTGA
- a CDS encoding conserved hypothetical protein (Evidence 4 : Unknown function but conserved in other organisms), translated as MIVTRYAKPDLTAANANKASGDSFYQEAPKLDDLRDLPGFVYLGQPFTMYQHGHRAAAYDGARAAAKLVERGFRVFAPIPHSHRIAEVGNLSQTDHALWEYQDKPFVDAASSLIVLMLPGWDQSRGLAHEIDEFEKARKPVVYVSLSDLD; from the coding sequence ATGATCGTCACCCGCTATGCCAAACCCGATTTAACAGCGGCCAACGCTAATAAAGCCTCGGGCGATTCGTTTTACCAAGAGGCTCCGAAGCTCGACGATCTTCGTGATTTGCCGGGCTTCGTTTATCTAGGCCAACCGTTCACGATGTATCAGCACGGCCATCGCGCTGCGGCCTATGACGGCGCCCGAGCCGCCGCGAAGCTTGTTGAACGAGGCTTCCGTGTCTTCGCCCCCATCCCGCATTCCCACCGCATAGCCGAGGTCGGCAATCTGTCTCAGACCGATCACGCCTTGTGGGAATATCAGGACAAGCCGTTTGTTGATGCGGCATCCTCACTGATCGTCCTGATGCTCCCCGGCTGGGACCAATCCCGTGGCCTCGCTCATGAGATCGATGAGTTTGAGAAAGCCCGGAAACCCGTAGTTTACGTTAGCCTCTCAGACCTGGATTAA
- a CDS encoding hypothetical protein (Evidence 5 : Unknown function) produces MRLDLSLSLSSMAMRRPRAPSYDADALALFAAMSVQPDATRKKLISDTIVNLKDTGAWSLKDILYATAAHHTQASRLNWKDPSQYMLTPQNAPVFTVDRGWQGDGATSYLGSGFLPATNGANWTVNDASIWMWTTTNSSDANPDIGAGTAFVTALVARNGSGSIEGISNRVGTTLSGAVASSVGLSGVQRRASGDERIWKNGVQIASGTAAASGRPSGEFRICGRSPGSFGTRQISFASAGASLIDKEAAFHSAINTYMQAVGAA; encoded by the coding sequence ATGCGCCTCGATCTCTCGCTCAGTCTCTCTTCAATGGCGATGCGGCGACCGAGAGCCCCCAGTTATGACGCGGACGCTCTTGCCCTGTTCGCCGCGATGAGCGTGCAGCCGGACGCCACACGCAAAAAGCTCATCAGCGACACGATCGTCAATCTCAAGGATACAGGTGCTTGGTCACTGAAGGATATTCTTTATGCGACGGCGGCGCACCACACCCAGGCATCACGACTGAACTGGAAAGACCCGTCCCAGTACATGCTGACGCCACAGAACGCTCCGGTCTTCACCGTCGACAGGGGCTGGCAGGGCGACGGGGCAACCAGCTACCTTGGTAGTGGGTTCTTGCCGGCGACAAACGGCGCCAACTGGACCGTCAATGACGCTTCGATCTGGATGTGGACGACGACCAATTCGAGCGATGCAAACCCCGATATAGGAGCTGGCACCGCCTTCGTGACGGCACTGGTAGCGCGGAATGGCTCCGGCAGCATTGAAGGCATATCCAACCGCGTCGGGACAACTCTCTCCGGCGCTGTTGCCTCTTCGGTAGGTCTGTCGGGCGTTCAGCGCCGTGCCTCCGGTGACGAGCGGATCTGGAAGAACGGCGTGCAGATCGCGAGTGGAACCGCCGCGGCAAGCGGCAGGCCCTCGGGAGAGTTCAGGATCTGCGGCAGAAGTCCAGGTTCGTTCGGCACGCGTCAAATTAGCTTCGCCAGTGCCGGCGCTTCGCTCATCGACAAGGAAGCCGCCTTCCATTCCGCCATCAACACATACATGCAAGCCGTAGGAGCCGCCTGA
- a CDS encoding conserved hypothetical protein (Evidence 4 : Unknown function but conserved in other organisms) yields MSTARTQGERLSALEERVSNVKDDVADLKASVASVRKDVTEIKDILTQAKGGWRVLIVIGGLAGSITTAILWLIGKIWPFISGLPR; encoded by the coding sequence ATGAGCACCGCCCGCACACAAGGCGAAAGGCTATCCGCTTTGGAAGAGCGCGTTTCCAATGTGAAGGACGATGTTGCTGATCTGAAGGCATCCGTCGCTTCTGTCCGCAAGGACGTGACAGAGATCAAGGACATCCTCACCCAGGCCAAAGGCGGCTGGCGAGTCCTCATTGTTATCGGCGGATTGGCGGGCTCCATCACGACCGCGATTCTCTGGCTGATCGGCAAGATCTGGCCGTTCATTTCCGGGCTCCCCCGGTAG
- a CDS encoding conserved hypothetical protein (Evidence 4 : Unknown function but conserved in other organisms), with the protein MRLVPNWRRVLRYAWSVRLLTIAFFLSGLEAAVPFLDGVLPIPRGAFALLAFVATGGAFVARLIAQQSVSGADE; encoded by the coding sequence GTGAGGCTCGTCCCGAACTGGAGACGAGTGCTCCGGTACGCTTGGTCTGTCCGACTGCTGACGATCGCGTTCTTTCTCTCTGGCCTTGAGGCGGCGGTTCCGTTCCTCGATGGCGTCCTTCCAATTCCGCGCGGTGCCTTTGCGTTGCTCGCCTTTGTGGCGACCGGCGGGGCCTTTGTTGCGCGCTTGATTGCTCAGCAGAGCGTTTCCGGAGCAGATGAATGA
- a CDS encoding conserved hypothetical protein (Evidence 4 : Unknown function but conserved in other organisms), producing the protein MPYETGKDATPSLALGEIGRAITPNDNNDIVPYPRSVYVGVAGDVRFLPAKNADSAPLTLPFAAGAIIPWKVRRVYSTGTTATSLAAID; encoded by the coding sequence ATGCCATATGAGACTGGCAAAGACGCAACGCCGTCGCTCGCCTTGGGCGAAATCGGTCGCGCCATCACGCCGAACGACAACAACGACATCGTACCTTATCCACGCTCTGTCTATGTGGGCGTCGCGGGGGATGTCCGGTTTCTGCCGGCGAAGAATGCTGATTCCGCGCCCCTGACCCTCCCATTCGCGGCGGGCGCCATCATCCCGTGGAAGGTCCGTCGCGTCTACTCGACGGGGACGACCGCTACCAGCTTGGCGGCCATCGACTGA
- a CDS encoding conserved hypothetical protein (Evidence 4 : Unknown function but conserved in other organisms) translates to MVLAGDRPVNGIASALGIPPFAIYFAVAVIAFGSLWGYGAWKYHDGYVTGKAEASNAAEAARLVERGRQDKANADARDAARKREEWLAKENTRLQSLLDENANEADQDPRRDEPALSSDGVQRLNKVRRLSPKPISPTGEL, encoded by the coding sequence GTGGTGCTTGCAGGGGACAGACCTGTGAATGGCATCGCCAGCGCCCTCGGCATTCCGCCTTTCGCGATCTATTTCGCCGTAGCGGTCATCGCCTTCGGTAGCCTCTGGGGCTATGGCGCCTGGAAATACCACGACGGATACGTGACCGGGAAAGCGGAGGCGTCGAACGCCGCAGAGGCAGCCCGTCTCGTCGAGCGTGGCAGGCAGGATAAAGCCAACGCCGACGCCCGCGACGCCGCCCGGAAGCGCGAGGAATGGCTCGCCAAAGAAAACACCCGCCTTCAATCCCTCCTCGACGAGAACGCCAATGAGGCTGATCAAGATCCTCGCCGCGACGAGCCTGCTTTGTCCTCTGATGGCGTGCAGCGCCTCAACAAAGTTCGTCGCCTCTCCCCCAAGCCTATATCCCCCACCGGGGAGCTTTGA
- a CDS encoding hypothetical protein (Evidence 5 : Unknown function), which produces MKAGCIASTAAELVSGDRDRQHGQKRDNFERIATLWNGYLQIRRDPAAPLDPVDVGHLMVLMKLARTQSGSMNVDDYIDAAGYAACSGEIASEE; this is translated from the coding sequence ATGAAAGCAGGATGCATTGCGTCAACCGCAGCCGAGCTTGTGTCTGGGGATAGGGACAGGCAACACGGCCAGAAGAGGGATAATTTCGAGCGGATAGCGACGCTTTGGAATGGCTATCTGCAGATCCGTCGTGATCCGGCGGCGCCGCTAGACCCGGTAGACGTCGGGCATCTTATGGTGCTGATGAAGCTGGCTCGCACGCAGAGCGGTTCGATGAACGTTGACGACTACATTGATGCCGCAGGATATGCCGCGTGCTCCGGGGAAATCGCATCGGAAGAGTGA